From Acidobacteriota bacterium, one genomic window encodes:
- a CDS encoding M48 family metallopeptidase gives MEQITVGNIQIDIVRKDIKNLHLAVYPPTGRVRIASPLTVDDEAVRLFAVSKLRWIKKHQKSFESQERQSAREYITGESHYFEGNRYLLNVIYADRTPSVEIRNKTHIDLTVRADSTFEQRKRVMTGWYRDNLKRRVEPLIEKWQKKIGVEIADWQIRLMKTKWGSCKVSTGRIWLNLELMKKPSNCLEYIIVHELLHFKVRHHNDKYLALLDKYIPSWRSSRDELNSFIVSYDEWKG, from the coding sequence ATGGAACAAATAACAGTCGGCAACATTCAGATTGATATTGTTCGGAAGGACATCAAGAATCTTCATCTAGCGGTATATCCGCCGACTGGACGTGTTCGCATCGCCTCGCCTCTAACTGTCGATGATGAAGCCGTCCGGTTGTTCGCGGTCTCTAAGCTTCGCTGGATAAAGAAACACCAAAAGAGTTTCGAATCACAAGAAAGGCAATCCGCGCGTGAATACATTACCGGCGAAAGTCATTACTTCGAAGGAAACCGCTATTTGCTCAACGTAATCTATGCCGACCGGACTCCGAGCGTCGAAATAAGAAACAAGACGCATATTGATTTGACCGTTCGAGCGGATAGCACGTTTGAGCAACGAAAGCGTGTAATGACAGGCTGGTATCGGGACAACCTAAAGAGGCGCGTCGAACCGCTTATCGAAAAATGGCAAAAGAAAATCGGCGTAGAGATTGCAGATTGGCAGATTAGGTTAATGAAGACCAAATGGGGAAGCTGCAAGGTCTCAACAGGACGCATCTGGCTTAACCTTGAATTGATGAAGAAGCCAAGTAACTGCTTGGAATACATCATTGTCCATGAATTGCTTCATTTCAAAGTCCGGCACCATAACGACAAGTATCTTGCCTTATTGGATAAATACATTCCGAGCTGGCGTTCTTCTCGCGATGAGTTGAATAGCTTTATAGTTAGTTATGACGAATGGAAAGGCTAA